The Bubalus bubalis isolate 160015118507 breed Murrah chromosome 16, NDDB_SH_1, whole genome shotgun sequence genome window below encodes:
- the CCDC73 gene encoding coiled-coil domain-containing protein 73 isoform X26 — MENDFKTESASSAFSLQSSSETLFSIQLLDFKTNLLEALEELRMRREAETQYEEQIAKIIMETQELKWQKVSKYSLQKKVSEMELELNKKINEEITCIQEEKQTLERDNELQREKVKENEEKFLNLQNEHEKALETWKKHVEELNGEINEIKNELSSLKETHTKLQEDYDELCDQKKFEEDKKFENLPEVNTEMSVEKSGNTIIQKYNSRQEIREENTKSCCLDTEYKEKGETKEGPFLEEIIIDLQLFEKSSKNKIDIVVPQDENQSEIPLGKTLGIEKELISEGQTLDITDFTKVVTTEIKNKVDLEKDNECTEVKSPSIPFVVADSSMETEKIHLERTEGLDLHHANTHLGVENNSTSFNSILNEMACHTNHKKDVSEDEPFKQQFRLFPGTQENTTEKVITNSHQIKTDLDSSVDVKRNLVQPQKYSLQDSENVMLDDKQCKIRQTQLLNKKNECSLLPFKETSDVQQVGEGPSEQPQLAIPCDIAINHPISSAVFSDNLNVLLKNSDKINIMPMLVTPNSSPGKRTIWKNLNDMQNSQVENCLGYLENNVSLSHLQINNENIDASQAKDMKTASHVKTSTEMQFSNKESQIDENQITEVKKKDCLPNERQHTLLNSTEKTESLNDIVSGKIYSEGQLEESCSFHIKPSGDLVNISGRSAFDLSTSDKKTEKTLVYVNFLGPSSLSKVNQIESQTVSTSTSSIPLLLNERPVGLLENKKTVSMTLCKNVSVDEARNDVGPDTTSINRVADTLNNSSIHPDPRGEPSEERNAIAKTFYDSSFPTEHVKTKPLKSTPLQSHFQAIKIKNTDLDVSSGEDDWQHLVTNQINEIEKFLSLENDNQPKKRKAEEMAEKTD; from the exons GAATTGGAATTAAATAAGAAGATCAATGAAGAGATAACCTGTattcaagaagaaaaacag ACCCTTGAAAGAGATAATGAGCTGCAAAGGGAgaaggtaaaagaaaatgaagaaaagttcCTTAATCTTCAAAATGAGCATGAGAAAGCACTAGAAACCTGGAAGAAGCAT GTTGAAGAACTTAATGGAGAAATTAATGAGATTAAAAATGAGTTATCATCACTTAAAGAAACTCATACTAAGCTACAAGAAGATTATGATGAATTATGTGATCAGAAAAAGTTTGAGGAAGACAAGAAGTTTGAG AATCTTCCAGAAGTAAACACTGAAATGTCAGTGGAAAAATCAGGAAACACCATCATACAGAAATAtaattccaggcaagaaataaggGAAGAAAATACCAAGAGTTGTTGTTTAGACactgaatacaaagaaaaagggGAAACGAAAGAAGGCCCATTTTTAGAGGAAATCATTATAG ACTTACAGCTTTTTGAAAAAAGCTCCAAGAATAAAATTGATATTGTTGTGCCACAGGATGAAAACCAAAGTGAAATACCCCTGGGCAAAACCCTCGGCATAGAAAAAGAATTAATTAGTGAAGGACAAACCTTGGATATTACCGACTTTACAAAAGTGGttactacagaaataaaaaacaaggtgGACTTGGAAAAAGATAATGAGTGTACAGAAGTTAAATCACCAAGTATTCCCTTTGTAGTGGCAGATTCAtcaatggaaacagaaaagatccATCTAGAAAGAACTGAAGGATTAGATCTTCACCATGCAAATACACATCTGGGGGTTGAAAATAACAGCACATCATTTAACAGTATTTTAAATGAGATGGCTTGCCATACAAATCATAAAAAAGATGTTTCTGAAGATGAGCCATTCAAACAACAGTTCAGATTGTTTCCAGGGACTCAAGAAAATACCACAGAGAAGGTAATTACAAATAGCCACCAAATCAAAACAGATCTGGATTCTTCTGTAGATGTAAAAAGGAATCTTGTCCAGCCTCAGAAATATAGTTTACAGGATTCAGAGAATGTTATGTTAGATGATAAACAATGTAAAATAAGACAGACACaactgttaaataaaaaaaatgaatgtagcCTATTGCCATTTAAAGAAACTTCAGATGTTCAGCAAGTTGGTGAAGGTCCTTCAGAGCAACCTCAACTAGCTATTCCTTGTGATATAGCAATCAACCACCCCATTTCTTCTGCCGTTTTCAGTGACAATTTGAATGTACTTTTAAAGAATTCAGATAAAATTAATATCATGCCTATGTTGGTGACGCCCAACTCAAGCCCTGGGAAAAGAACTATATGGAAAAATCTAAATGATATGCAAAACAGTCAAGTTGAGAACTGTTTGGGGTATCTAGAAAACAATGTGAGTCTTTCCCATCTTCAAATTAACAATGAGAATATAGATGCTTCACAAGCCAAAGATATGAAAACTGCTAGTCATGTGAAAACTTCCACAGAAATGCAGTTTTCCAATAAAGAGAGTCAGATTGATGAGAATCAGAtaactgaagttaaaaaaaaagactgcttgCCTAATGAAAGACAGCATACATTGTTAAATAGTACAGAGAAAACGGAGTCATTAAATGACATTGTTTCAGGAAAAATTTACAGTGAAGGACAGCTGGAAGAATCATGTTCATTTCACATAAAGCCATCTGGAGATTTAGTAAACATAAGTGGAAGGTCAGCCTTTGATCTTTCCACTTCAgataaaaaaactgagaaaactcTAGTGTATGTGAATTTTTTAGGCCCTAGTTCTTTGTCAAAAGTAAATCAAATTGAAAGTCAAACAGTGAGCACTTCAACATCTAGCATTCCTTTGTTGCTGAACGAGAGACCAGTAGGTCtgttagaaaacaaaaagactgtTTCGATGACACTTTGTAAAAATGTTAGTGTGGATGAGGCCAGGAATGATGTTGGACCag ATACTACCAGCATTAACAGAGTTGCTGACACTTTGAATAACTCAAGTATCCATCCAGATCCCAGGGGAGAGCCCAGTGAAGAGAGGAATGCAATTGCAAAGACTTTTTATGATTCTTCTTTTCCCACAGAACAT GTGAAAACAAAGCCTCTGAAATCAACTCCACTACAAAGCCATTTTCAGGCAATCAAgattaaaaatactgatttagATGTGTCTTCTGGTGAAGATGACTGGCAGCACTTGGTAacaaatcaaataaatgaaattgaaaagtttCTAAGCTTAGAAAATGACAACcaacctaaaaaaagaaaagcagaagagatggcagaaaaaacagattaa
- the CCDC73 gene encoding coiled-coil domain-containing protein 73 isoform X25, translating to MENDFKTESASSAFSLQSSSETLFSIQLLDFKTNLLEALEELRMRREAETQYEEQIAKIIMETQELKWQKELELNKKINEEITCIQEEKQGIIISFQQLQQLLQQQTQANTEMEEKLKTLERDNELQREKVKENEEKFLNLQNEHEKALETWKKHVEELNGEINEIKNELSSLKETHTKLQEDYDELCDQKKFEEDKKFENLPEVNTEMSVEKSGNTIIQKYNSRQEIREENTKSCCLDTEYKEKGETKEGPFLEEIIIDLQLFEKSSKNKIDIVVPQDENQSEIPLGKTLGIEKELISEGQTLDITDFTKVVTTEIKNKVDLEKDNECTEVKSPSIPFVVADSSMETEKIHLERTEGLDLHHANTHLGVENNSTSFNSILNEMACHTNHKKDVSEDEPFKQQFRLFPGTQENTTEKVITNSHQIKTDLDSSVDVKRNLVQPQKYSLQDSENVMLDDKQCKIRQTQLLNKKNECSLLPFKETSDVQQVGEGPSEQPQLAIPCDIAINHPISSAVFSDNLNVLLKNSDKINIMPMLVTPNSSPGKRTIWKNLNDMQNSQVENCLGYLENNVSLSHLQINNENIDASQAKDMKTASHVKTSTEMQFSNKESQIDENQITEVKKKDCLPNERQHTLLNSTEKTESLNDIVSGKIYSEGQLEESCSFHIKPSGDLVNISGRSAFDLSTSDKKTEKTLVYVNFLGPSSLSKVNQIESQTVSTSTSSIPLLLNERPVGLLENKKTVSMTLCKNVSVDEARNDVGPDTTSINRVADTLNNSSIHPDPRGEPSEERNAIAKTFYDSSFPTEHVKTKPLKSTPLQSHFQAIKIKNTDLDVSSGEDDWQHLVTNQINEIEKFLSLENDNQPKKRKAEEMAEKTD from the exons GAATTGGAATTAAATAAGAAGATCAATGAAGAGATAACCTGTattcaagaagaaaaacag ggTATCATCATTTCTTTCCAACAATTGCAGCAGTTACTGCAGCAACAAACTCAAGCTAatactgaaatggaagaaaaattgaag ACCCTTGAAAGAGATAATGAGCTGCAAAGGGAgaaggtaaaagaaaatgaagaaaagttcCTTAATCTTCAAAATGAGCATGAGAAAGCACTAGAAACCTGGAAGAAGCAT GTTGAAGAACTTAATGGAGAAATTAATGAGATTAAAAATGAGTTATCATCACTTAAAGAAACTCATACTAAGCTACAAGAAGATTATGATGAATTATGTGATCAGAAAAAGTTTGAGGAAGACAAGAAGTTTGAG AATCTTCCAGAAGTAAACACTGAAATGTCAGTGGAAAAATCAGGAAACACCATCATACAGAAATAtaattccaggcaagaaataaggGAAGAAAATACCAAGAGTTGTTGTTTAGACactgaatacaaagaaaaagggGAAACGAAAGAAGGCCCATTTTTAGAGGAAATCATTATAG ACTTACAGCTTTTTGAAAAAAGCTCCAAGAATAAAATTGATATTGTTGTGCCACAGGATGAAAACCAAAGTGAAATACCCCTGGGCAAAACCCTCGGCATAGAAAAAGAATTAATTAGTGAAGGACAAACCTTGGATATTACCGACTTTACAAAAGTGGttactacagaaataaaaaacaaggtgGACTTGGAAAAAGATAATGAGTGTACAGAAGTTAAATCACCAAGTATTCCCTTTGTAGTGGCAGATTCAtcaatggaaacagaaaagatccATCTAGAAAGAACTGAAGGATTAGATCTTCACCATGCAAATACACATCTGGGGGTTGAAAATAACAGCACATCATTTAACAGTATTTTAAATGAGATGGCTTGCCATACAAATCATAAAAAAGATGTTTCTGAAGATGAGCCATTCAAACAACAGTTCAGATTGTTTCCAGGGACTCAAGAAAATACCACAGAGAAGGTAATTACAAATAGCCACCAAATCAAAACAGATCTGGATTCTTCTGTAGATGTAAAAAGGAATCTTGTCCAGCCTCAGAAATATAGTTTACAGGATTCAGAGAATGTTATGTTAGATGATAAACAATGTAAAATAAGACAGACACaactgttaaataaaaaaaatgaatgtagcCTATTGCCATTTAAAGAAACTTCAGATGTTCAGCAAGTTGGTGAAGGTCCTTCAGAGCAACCTCAACTAGCTATTCCTTGTGATATAGCAATCAACCACCCCATTTCTTCTGCCGTTTTCAGTGACAATTTGAATGTACTTTTAAAGAATTCAGATAAAATTAATATCATGCCTATGTTGGTGACGCCCAACTCAAGCCCTGGGAAAAGAACTATATGGAAAAATCTAAATGATATGCAAAACAGTCAAGTTGAGAACTGTTTGGGGTATCTAGAAAACAATGTGAGTCTTTCCCATCTTCAAATTAACAATGAGAATATAGATGCTTCACAAGCCAAAGATATGAAAACTGCTAGTCATGTGAAAACTTCCACAGAAATGCAGTTTTCCAATAAAGAGAGTCAGATTGATGAGAATCAGAtaactgaagttaaaaaaaaagactgcttgCCTAATGAAAGACAGCATACATTGTTAAATAGTACAGAGAAAACGGAGTCATTAAATGACATTGTTTCAGGAAAAATTTACAGTGAAGGACAGCTGGAAGAATCATGTTCATTTCACATAAAGCCATCTGGAGATTTAGTAAACATAAGTGGAAGGTCAGCCTTTGATCTTTCCACTTCAgataaaaaaactgagaaaactcTAGTGTATGTGAATTTTTTAGGCCCTAGTTCTTTGTCAAAAGTAAATCAAATTGAAAGTCAAACAGTGAGCACTTCAACATCTAGCATTCCTTTGTTGCTGAACGAGAGACCAGTAGGTCtgttagaaaacaaaaagactgtTTCGATGACACTTTGTAAAAATGTTAGTGTGGATGAGGCCAGGAATGATGTTGGACCag ATACTACCAGCATTAACAGAGTTGCTGACACTTTGAATAACTCAAGTATCCATCCAGATCCCAGGGGAGAGCCCAGTGAAGAGAGGAATGCAATTGCAAAGACTTTTTATGATTCTTCTTTTCCCACAGAACAT GTGAAAACAAAGCCTCTGAAATCAACTCCACTACAAAGCCATTTTCAGGCAATCAAgattaaaaatactgatttagATGTGTCTTCTGGTGAAGATGACTGGCAGCACTTGGTAacaaatcaaataaatgaaattgaaaagtttCTAAGCTTAGAAAATGACAACcaacctaaaaaaagaaaagcagaagagatggcagaaaaaacagattaa